One Mycobacteroides abscessus ATCC 19977 genomic window carries:
- a CDS encoding aminotransferase class III-fold pyridoxal phosphate-dependent enzyme — protein sequence MTAHVGPSGDLDSRRYRAATRDTIDTLIDLNTSKRPNILVAGLAITAESAQTGYLISDVLPADAGYVTYYANSLEEALSGAIRLVRHTSKVEAGYDPESWILVVDRDERLRRYFDPLSEGEHGALTQHVTFAVSAAEALTMLPTRAWSGLVILDPGEDSTEVLSAAQRHNILRVIAESRAFGAIDAGRRLPAGDIFVFGENLTDFQVPFGSYSISQQAYRVWNNPLDAMAQTSTFAANATALTLVTENLRRHGHISRSQEETLANIHADRRVRNNYFRRFCNPSAADLMEAFGLDFDLSGADGGQILLRDGTTLLDCALGNGASLRGHNSPDMARELAEHDPQIDYTGRLSQLLRTLSGFDEMFPAVSGATSVENALGLARLARPNKPRIVTFRGNFSGKTIATLNVSRYGPQRSASIEGAFRPYYPDVVFIDPFRADAAEKLTAALDHPDVGLVWCELIQGMSCVAIPAELLQIVASAKQRGGFLIGVDEVLTGVWRSAETFLLQQTWMPDIVDIVTIAKPLSDMMFPMAAALTTADVAEAARSTNPQAFSDLQNRYRNNLGAHIAWHALSTVNTPESHARRIAERAVLAEGLRRLTTNSPLYQSVEGYGAHLRLVTHSRYFPFQENTLMGELLGQAMEDLILRRCHVVLGRGRFFPPLFPPEGMMAEAVARLEKGFEGVTPATVYATLVRCVGGLAAFMLGRQLKRLVPQSILLRRNGK from the coding sequence ATGACCGCCCACGTAGGGCCGAGCGGTGACCTGGACTCACGTCGGTACCGCGCCGCCACCCGCGACACCATCGATACACTGATCGACCTCAACACCTCCAAGCGCCCGAATATTCTTGTTGCGGGACTGGCCATCACGGCCGAAAGTGCGCAGACGGGCTACCTGATCAGTGATGTGCTGCCCGCTGACGCCGGGTACGTAACCTACTACGCCAATTCGTTGGAGGAGGCGCTGTCGGGAGCCATCCGCCTGGTCCGCCACACCAGCAAGGTCGAGGCCGGGTATGACCCCGAAAGCTGGATCCTGGTGGTGGACCGGGACGAACGGTTGCGGCGGTATTTCGACCCGCTGTCGGAGGGTGAGCACGGAGCGCTGACGCAACACGTTACCTTCGCAGTGTCCGCGGCAGAAGCGCTCACGATGCTGCCGACCCGGGCATGGTCCGGCCTGGTGATCCTTGATCCTGGCGAAGACTCCACAGAAGTGTTATCGGCTGCCCAGCGGCACAACATACTTCGTGTCATCGCAGAGAGCCGCGCGTTCGGGGCGATCGACGCCGGACGCCGGCTGCCGGCCGGTGACATTTTTGTCTTCGGCGAGAACCTCACCGACTTCCAGGTGCCGTTCGGATCCTATTCGATATCGCAGCAGGCCTACCGGGTATGGAACAACCCATTGGATGCCATGGCCCAGACCTCGACATTCGCGGCCAACGCGACCGCTCTGACGCTGGTGACCGAAAACCTGCGCCGGCACGGTCACATCAGTCGGTCCCAAGAGGAGACGCTAGCGAACATTCACGCCGACCGCCGCGTCCGCAACAACTACTTCCGTCGCTTCTGCAACCCGTCCGCGGCCGACTTGATGGAGGCTTTTGGGCTCGACTTCGATTTGTCCGGAGCCGATGGCGGTCAGATTCTGCTGCGGGACGGCACGACGCTGCTCGATTGTGCGCTCGGCAACGGGGCCAGCCTGCGCGGACACAATTCACCCGACATGGCAAGGGAATTGGCTGAACATGACCCTCAGATCGACTACACCGGCCGACTCTCACAGTTGTTGAGGACGCTCAGTGGTTTCGATGAGATGTTCCCCGCGGTCAGCGGGGCGACGAGCGTCGAGAACGCGCTGGGCCTGGCCCGGCTGGCGCGCCCCAACAAGCCCCGCATCGTGACATTCCGGGGCAATTTCTCAGGAAAGACCATCGCTACCCTCAACGTCAGTCGCTACGGCCCACAACGCTCGGCCAGTATCGAGGGCGCGTTCCGGCCGTACTATCCGGACGTCGTGTTCATCGATCCGTTCCGTGCGGACGCCGCCGAGAAACTCACCGCCGCACTGGATCACCCGGATGTGGGCCTGGTGTGGTGCGAACTCATTCAGGGCATGTCGTGTGTCGCGATACCAGCCGAATTGCTACAGATCGTGGCCAGCGCCAAACAACGCGGCGGTTTCCTCATCGGGGTGGACGAAGTGCTGACCGGTGTATGGCGCAGTGCCGAGACGTTCTTACTCCAGCAGACCTGGATGCCGGACATCGTGGACATCGTCACTATCGCCAAACCCTTGTCGGACATGATGTTTCCGATGGCTGCGGCGCTGACGACAGCCGACGTGGCGGAAGCAGCACGCAGTACCAACCCCCAGGCTTTCAGCGATCTGCAGAATCGTTACCGCAACAATCTCGGTGCACACATCGCCTGGCATGCCCTCAGTACCGTCAACACACCGGAATCGCATGCCAGGCGCATTGCCGAGCGGGCCGTGCTCGCCGAAGGCCTTCGCCGGCTTACCACCAACTCACCGCTGTACCAGTCGGTGGAGGGCTACGGGGCCCACCTGCGGCTGGTCACGCATTCGCGGTACTTCCCCTTCCAGGAGAACACCCTGATGGGGGAATTGTTGGGTCAGGCGATGGAGGACTTGATTCTTCGGCGCTGCCACGTGGTACTGGGTCGAGGCCGGTTCTTTCCCCCGTTGTTCCCGCCGGAGGGGATGATGGCCGAGGCCGTCGCCCGCCTGGAAAAAGGATTCGAAGGCGTCACACCTGCCACGGTGTATGCCACGTTGGTGCGATGCGTTGGGGGGCTGGCCGCATTCATGTTGGGAAGACAGCTGAAGCGGCTCGTTCCTCAATCGATCCTGCTGCGGCGCAATGGGAAATAG
- a CDS encoding SDR family NAD(P)-dependent oxidoreductase → MGGTSSRSLVLTGATSGLGLALARLLAESDAYRLILLCRNEERRDELISWLGAHAAHYVVCDLSALASIRGAAAEIARAVRVGDLAPVGAVVLNAAVHPGHLAGSTAEGLDATMITNLVGPHLLLALMSPYMSPGARTVLVGSGAHDRKRWWTGLPEPAALALADACTPGTLSGPQAYVTSKRGMVYLGQAYAERFPEHSAVLAYDPGIMPATGITRNMNAVSRWLFRRVLTKFVGAKGFSTPERSARWLCAYLTREDPPVLSYAKVDRYQPWPSAACPPEAAGLLFSEANDIAGITADVTATWWFLGSPRQSG, encoded by the coding sequence ATGGGTGGAACCAGCAGTCGTTCACTCGTCCTGACGGGTGCCACGTCGGGGTTGGGGCTAGCACTGGCCCGCCTCCTCGCCGAATCCGATGCTTATCGATTGATACTGCTGTGCCGTAACGAAGAACGTCGGGACGAGCTGATCTCTTGGCTGGGTGCACACGCAGCGCATTACGTCGTGTGTGATCTCTCCGCTCTGGCGAGTATTCGCGGGGCAGCCGCAGAGATCGCCCGGGCGGTGCGTGTGGGAGATCTCGCACCGGTCGGGGCGGTGGTCCTGAATGCGGCGGTTCATCCCGGACATCTCGCCGGCAGCACGGCGGAGGGCTTGGATGCCACGATGATCACCAATCTCGTAGGACCGCATCTGCTCTTGGCGCTGATGTCGCCGTATATGAGTCCCGGCGCCCGCACGGTGCTTGTCGGTTCGGGTGCGCATGACCGGAAGCGTTGGTGGACGGGACTCCCCGAACCCGCGGCCTTGGCCCTGGCCGACGCGTGCACGCCCGGCACCCTGAGTGGCCCGCAGGCTTATGTCACCAGTAAGCGCGGCATGGTGTACCTCGGGCAGGCCTACGCCGAGCGCTTCCCCGAACACTCCGCGGTGCTGGCCTACGACCCCGGGATCATGCCGGCGACGGGCATCACCAGGAACATGAACGCGGTCTCTCGCTGGCTTTTCCGGAGGGTTCTCACCAAATTCGTTGGGGCCAAGGGTTTCAGCACCCCGGAGCGATCGGCGCGGTGGCTGTGCGCCTACCTCACTCGGGAGGATCCGCCGGTGCTGTCGTACGCCAAGGTGGATCGCTATCAGCCGTGGCCGAGTGCGGCGTGCCCGCCGGAGGCTGCGGGCCTGCTGTTCTCCGAGGCCAACGACATCGCGGGTATCACCGCGGATGTCACGGCCACGTGGTGGTTCCTGGGCAGTCCACGACAATCTGGCTGA
- a CDS encoding flavin-containing monooxygenase: protein MNPAADRHIDALVIGAGIAGISAAWHITHHCPSLNVAVLEGRSEIGGTWSLFRYPGVRCDSDMYTLGFSFAPWTGKEAIVEGAAILRYLKDVVEQENLDRLIRFDHRVREARWSSQTSLWTLRVDTPAGEQTITCSFLMVCTGYYRYDGGYLPEFSGIDDFPGPVVHPQEWPDDLVIAGKRVALIGSGATAMTLAPRLADTADHVSVVQRSPSYVISRPQRDRFANLLLRWLPRTVALPVIRAKNISLMTFSLYLARRVPQRMGDAIVDRAKRELPPGYDSEKHFRPRYKIWDNRLCLILDGDLFQSIGRGDLTMVTGEIERFTGEGLLLTSGEHIPADIVVAATGFHMRLFGGIEFYRDDEPIDFSSTVCYKGMMLDGIPNFAFTVGYQAATYTLKADIVSRYVSRLLGYLFENGIASVTPHLEDSSVDLEPFTGYRPGYVQRVLADLPRQGSKPPWRLSMNYYRDMWMARAQPVEDANLHFSRNSTVS, encoded by the coding sequence ATGAACCCCGCAGCAGACCGACACATCGATGCCCTCGTGATCGGCGCAGGTATCGCCGGGATCAGCGCGGCGTGGCACATTACACATCACTGCCCGTCACTCAACGTTGCGGTGTTGGAAGGCCGTTCAGAGATCGGCGGCACCTGGAGTCTGTTCCGGTATCCCGGTGTGCGTTGCGACTCTGACATGTACACGCTGGGCTTCTCCTTTGCTCCGTGGACCGGCAAAGAGGCGATCGTCGAGGGTGCGGCCATCCTGCGGTACCTGAAGGACGTGGTGGAGCAGGAAAATCTCGATCGGCTGATCCGCTTCGATCACCGCGTCCGTGAGGCGCGATGGTCGTCACAGACGTCCCTGTGGACCTTGCGGGTCGACACCCCGGCGGGCGAGCAAACCATCACGTGTTCATTTCTCATGGTGTGCACGGGCTACTACCGATACGACGGGGGTTATCTTCCTGAATTCTCCGGAATCGATGATTTCCCCGGGCCGGTGGTACATCCGCAGGAATGGCCCGACGACCTCGTAATCGCCGGTAAGCGAGTCGCTCTCATCGGCAGCGGTGCCACCGCGATGACTCTGGCACCGCGTCTGGCCGATACGGCTGACCACGTCAGTGTGGTGCAGCGCTCGCCGAGCTATGTGATCAGCCGCCCACAACGTGATCGCTTCGCCAATCTGCTGTTGCGCTGGCTACCGCGCACGGTCGCACTGCCCGTCATCCGTGCCAAAAACATTTCACTGATGACGTTTTCGCTCTACCTCGCGCGGCGGGTGCCACAGCGCATGGGTGACGCGATCGTCGACCGTGCGAAGCGCGAGCTGCCGCCCGGATACGACAGCGAAAAGCATTTCAGGCCGCGATACAAGATATGGGACAACCGGCTCTGCCTCATCCTGGATGGCGATCTGTTCCAATCGATCGGCCGCGGAGACCTGACGATGGTGACCGGGGAGATCGAGCGGTTCACCGGGGAAGGGCTACTACTCACCTCCGGGGAGCACATACCTGCCGATATCGTGGTGGCAGCCACGGGATTTCACATGCGACTGTTCGGTGGCATCGAGTTCTACCGCGACGATGAGCCCATCGATTTCAGCAGCACCGTCTGTTACAAGGGCATGATGCTGGACGGGATTCCCAACTTCGCATTCACCGTCGGATACCAGGCGGCCACCTACACCCTCAAGGCCGACATCGTGTCGCGATACGTCAGCAGGCTGCTGGGTTATCTCTTCGAGAATGGGATCGCCTCTGTGACGCCACATCTCGAGGACAGCTCGGTGGACCTGGAGCCATTCACCGGCTATCGGCCGGGTTACGTGCAACGCGTACTGGCCGACCTGCCGCGCCAGGGTTCCAAACCCCCGTGGCGGCTGAGCATGAACTACTACCGAGACATGTGGATGGCGCGCGCGCAGCCCGTCGAAGACGCCAACCTCCACTTCTCAAGAAACTCAACGGTATCGTGA
- a CDS encoding sulfotransferase family protein translates to MRAGFKAARPWPIRALNRVGNPLTGIGAAPTLDTQWLRSAARRATGLEWVADAYLDDALEVLAASLRNDAKLSFLGRKMVQVRLVGMLSTRLRLRELIRKNPGIAQLPVEPPIVIVGLQRTGTTLLHRLLAADPSAGSMSSWEGASPLPHPEQPSGAPDLRIAQAAKDERSLRYLAPQFFAIHSVEAEAPEEDVLLLDFALHSQMPEVMFHVPGYAKWLADQDMTPAYELHRLLLQVLQWQQPRGRWVLKTPAHLEHLDVLLRVYPGAVVVWTHRDPAQTTASSSSMLAHYQALFSDRVDHHELARYWLGKNAQIIDRAIAVRAEHPAAFVDINYTELLDDPIAAVQRIYHAADRRLSDDALTAMRVSLQQNRQHKHGEHRYSLAQFGLTIAEVDAAYRRYIDHFAIQTERGGVRGDR, encoded by the coding sequence ATGCGTGCCGGGTTCAAGGCGGCCCGTCCATGGCCGATCCGCGCGCTCAACCGCGTCGGCAACCCCTTGACGGGCATCGGCGCAGCACCCACGCTCGACACGCAGTGGCTCCGCAGCGCGGCCCGCCGGGCCACCGGACTCGAATGGGTCGCCGATGCGTATCTCGATGACGCGCTTGAGGTGTTGGCCGCATCGTTGCGCAACGATGCGAAGCTCAGTTTCCTGGGCCGAAAAATGGTGCAAGTACGGCTGGTTGGGATGTTGAGCACACGTCTGCGACTACGCGAACTGATCAGAAAGAATCCGGGTATCGCACAGCTCCCCGTCGAACCGCCCATCGTGATCGTCGGCCTACAACGCACCGGAACGACCCTGTTGCATCGTCTTCTTGCCGCGGATCCGTCGGCCGGCTCCATGAGCTCGTGGGAGGGCGCCTCGCCACTACCCCATCCCGAGCAGCCGAGCGGCGCGCCGGATCTACGAATAGCACAGGCCGCCAAGGATGAACGCTCACTGAGGTATCTGGCACCGCAGTTCTTCGCCATCCACTCCGTGGAAGCGGAAGCACCCGAAGAGGACGTGCTGCTTCTGGACTTCGCGCTGCACAGCCAGATGCCGGAGGTGATGTTTCATGTTCCGGGCTACGCGAAGTGGCTGGCCGATCAGGACATGACGCCGGCGTACGAGCTGCATCGCCTGCTCTTGCAGGTGCTGCAGTGGCAGCAGCCCCGCGGCCGCTGGGTGCTCAAGACTCCGGCCCACCTGGAGCACCTCGACGTGCTCCTGCGCGTATACCCGGGGGCGGTGGTGGTCTGGACCCACCGCGACCCGGCCCAGACCACTGCCTCGTCATCCAGCATGCTCGCGCACTACCAAGCGCTGTTCAGCGACCGAGTAGATCACCACGAGCTGGCCCGATACTGGCTCGGCAAGAACGCACAAATCATCGACCGTGCGATCGCGGTTCGCGCCGAACACCCGGCCGCCTTCGTCGATATCAATTACACCGAGCTGCTTGATGATCCGATTGCCGCGGTACAGCGGATCTATCACGCGGCGGATCGCAGGCTTTCCGACGATGCGTTAACAGCGATGCGCGTCTCGCTGCAGCAGAACCGGCAACACAAGCATGGCGAGCACAGGTACAGCCTTGCGCAATTTGGGCTGACAATAGCGGAAGTGGACGCGGCATACCGACGCTATATCGACCACTTCGCAATCCAAACGGAAAGGGGCGGAGTCCGTGGCGACCGATGA
- a CDS encoding DUF4229 domain-containing protein, whose product MAERSPGSRLAIDIALYTLARLGLAVVLTLVIFWLARLIGYEDFPLAIAILFALIIALPLGMAVFAPLRRRVTASIAVVDERRRADRADLQARLRGEKPHGATGPGKPDAES is encoded by the coding sequence GTGGCTGAACGTTCGCCGGGAAGCCGGCTCGCTATCGACATCGCCTTGTACACCTTGGCGCGGCTGGGTCTTGCGGTTGTCTTGACGCTCGTCATTTTCTGGCTGGCCCGGCTCATCGGGTACGAGGACTTCCCCCTGGCCATCGCGATTCTGTTCGCGCTGATCATTGCGCTCCCGTTGGGGATGGCGGTGTTCGCGCCGCTACGACGTCGGGTGACCGCGAGCATCGCCGTTGTCGACGAGCGGCGCCGCGCCGACCGCGCCGACCTGCAGGCGCGGCTGCGCGGTGAAAAACCCCACGGAGCCACCGGACCAGGCAAGCCTGACGCGGAGTCCTGA
- a CDS encoding MinD/ParA family ATP-binding protein, whose product MYGQSTPQQPHEMTQQFQAVPFQDPFAPQQDIAGLGHDPAVPSLNSLGGSFAPLDFTPSGSQEAGDPTAVGAAGSSGGPGGFRADNRFSDSGEQPAQPTPFTADRWASDTPPSGIPQQAQQPPVGGSRYYTPVGGQQTGVGGQIRPELPPSSRDLSTSALLRPHKPAPSAGWRKTVYRASFGTINLGEGTKKTEENDLIAQVNQPLQGCYKIALLSLKGGVGKTTVTATLGATFASIRGDRVIAVDANPDRGTLSQKVPLETPATVRHLLRDANSIQRYSDVRSYTSQGPSRLEVLASESDPAVSEAFSAEDYSRTLEILEKFYSVVLTDCGTGLMHSAMSSVLEQADTLVVISSGSVDGARSASATLDWLDAHGHRELVRRSIAVINAVRPRSGKVDMQKVVDHFSRRCRAVRLVPFDPHLEEGAEISLDRLRPQTRRALIELAAVVAQGFTGTQRQQQTFQG is encoded by the coding sequence ATGTACGGCCAGAGCACGCCGCAGCAGCCCCATGAGATGACCCAGCAATTTCAGGCTGTCCCGTTCCAGGACCCGTTTGCTCCGCAGCAGGACATCGCGGGTCTGGGACATGATCCCGCGGTGCCGTCGCTGAACAGTCTGGGCGGCTCCTTCGCACCCCTTGATTTCACGCCATCGGGTAGCCAGGAGGCGGGCGACCCCACCGCTGTCGGCGCGGCAGGATCGTCGGGCGGCCCGGGCGGCTTTCGGGCCGACAACCGATTCAGCGATTCCGGCGAGCAGCCTGCGCAGCCGACGCCGTTCACGGCGGACCGCTGGGCCAGCGACACTCCCCCGTCGGGCATCCCGCAGCAGGCGCAGCAGCCTCCTGTCGGTGGCTCCCGGTACTACACCCCGGTTGGTGGCCAGCAGACCGGAGTCGGCGGGCAGATTCGGCCCGAGCTGCCGCCGTCCTCCCGCGACTTGTCCACCTCCGCGCTGCTGCGCCCGCACAAGCCGGCGCCGTCCGCCGGATGGCGCAAGACCGTCTACCGTGCGTCGTTCGGCACGATCAACCTGGGCGAGGGCACCAAGAAGACCGAGGAAAACGACCTCATCGCACAGGTGAACCAGCCGCTGCAGGGCTGCTACAAGATCGCCCTGCTGAGCCTCAAGGGCGGTGTCGGCAAGACCACCGTCACCGCGACCCTGGGCGCCACTTTCGCATCCATCCGGGGTGACCGTGTCATCGCCGTCGACGCCAACCCGGACCGCGGCACGCTGAGTCAGAAGGTGCCGCTGGAGACCCCGGCAACGGTGCGTCACCTATTGCGGGACGCCAATTCGATTCAGCGCTACAGCGACGTGCGCAGTTACACCTCGCAGGGGCCCAGCCGCCTGGAGGTCCTCGCCTCGGAAAGCGATCCGGCGGTATCCGAGGCGTTCAGCGCCGAGGACTATTCCCGCACCCTGGAGATCTTGGAAAAGTTCTACAGCGTGGTGCTTACCGACTGCGGTACCGGACTCATGCACTCGGCCATGTCGTCGGTGCTGGAGCAGGCGGACACGTTGGTCGTCATCAGCTCCGGCTCGGTGGACGGTGCCCGCAGTGCGTCGGCGACGCTGGACTGGCTTGACGCACACGGACACCGGGAACTCGTCCGCCGCTCGATCGCGGTCATCAACGCGGTGCGTCCGCGTTCGGGCAAGGTCGACATGCAGAAGGTTGTCGATCACTTCTCCCGCCGGTGCCGCGCGGTGCGCCTGGTGCCCTTCGATCCGCACCTGGAAGAGGGCGCCGAGATCAGCCTGGACCGGTTACGGCCGCAGACGCGGCGCGCGCTCATCGAGCTGGCCGCGGTCGTGGCACAGGGATTCACCGGTACTCAGCGCCAGCAGCAGACGTTCCAGGGCTAG
- the ccsB gene encoding c-type cytochrome biogenesis protein CcsB has translation MNSTNIDVNLAKFSDYAFTSAIVVMVGALVLLAIELAYRQSDRAAQRELVSSGGDVVAAGENRPGLVVPQGRRPLAERVGGAGQALAYLGIGLLLLCIVLRGVATTRVPWGNMYEFINLTCACGLVTAAIVLRPRGNAEGRRALWVFVLIPVLILLAVSGRYLYTYAAPVMPALQSYWLPIHVSVVSLGSGVFLVAGVASILFLAKMYFPDNSFVQRLPDAQALDRLAYRTTIFGFPIFGFGVIFGAIWAEEAWGRFWAWDPKETVSFVAWVIYAAYLHARSTAGWRDKKAAWINVAGFVAMVFNLFFVNLVTVGLHSYAGVS, from the coding sequence ATGAATTCCACCAATATCGATGTGAATCTGGCCAAGTTCTCCGACTACGCCTTCACCTCGGCGATCGTGGTGATGGTCGGTGCGCTGGTGCTGTTGGCCATCGAGCTGGCCTACCGGCAGAGCGACAGGGCGGCGCAGCGTGAACTCGTCAGCTCCGGCGGTGATGTGGTAGCCGCGGGCGAGAACCGTCCGGGCCTGGTGGTGCCGCAAGGCAGGCGCCCGCTCGCCGAGCGGGTGGGTGGTGCCGGGCAGGCCCTGGCCTACCTCGGTATCGGGCTGCTGCTGCTGTGCATCGTGCTGCGCGGTGTGGCCACCACCCGGGTGCCCTGGGGCAACATGTACGAATTCATCAACCTCACCTGTGCGTGCGGGTTGGTGACGGCGGCGATCGTGCTGCGCCCACGCGGCAACGCGGAAGGGCGCAGGGCGCTGTGGGTCTTCGTGTTGATCCCCGTGCTCATCCTGCTCGCGGTGTCCGGCCGCTACCTCTACACCTATGCCGCCCCGGTGATGCCGGCCCTGCAGTCGTACTGGCTGCCCATCCACGTGTCCGTGGTCAGTCTCGGTTCGGGTGTTTTCCTGGTAGCCGGGGTGGCAAGCATCTTGTTCTTGGCCAAGATGTACTTCCCGGACAACTCGTTCGTACAGCGGCTGCCCGACGCCCAGGCTCTCGATCGGCTGGCATATCGGACCACCATCTTTGGCTTTCCCATCTTCGGATTCGGAGTGATCTTCGGTGCCATCTGGGCCGAGGAGGCATGGGGAAGGTTCTGGGCATGGGATCCCAAGGAAACGGTCTCCTTCGTTGCCTGGGTTATCTATGCGGCCTATCTCCACGCACGCTCCACTGCCGGCTGGCGCGACAAGAAGGCCGCCTGGATCAATGTGGCCGGATTCGTGGCCATGGTGTTCAACCTGTTCTTCGTCAACCTGGTGACGGTTGGTCTTCACTCGTACGCTGGTGTGAGCTAA
- the resB gene encoding cytochrome c biogenesis protein ResB, with amino-acid sequence MTIAKRLLAYARNTWRGLTSMGTALALLVLLALGAIPGAMLPQRALNQAKVDEYLAEHSTIGPWLDRVQAFDVFSSFWFTAIYVLLFVSLVGCIIPRTVEHAKALRAQPVPVPRNLGRLPKHAERAVVADQGQLAEAISGRLRGWRRSTREKDGITEISAEKGYLREFGNLVFHLSLVGLLVAFAVGKLFGYEGNVIVIADNGPGFCSSSPAAFDSFRAGNTVDGTNLDPVCVKVQDFKATYLASGQAHSFESNIQYQAGDDIQNNVWRPDRLAMNHPLRVNGNRVYLLGYGYAPTFTVTFPDGRKRSETIQWRPDDPTTLLSSGAVRIDPPAGTYPDPNVRRKNQIAIQGLFAPTEQLHGTLLSSSFPEMRKPAVAINIYRGDTGLDSGRAQSIFDLDPRMIEQKRLNQVARANLLPGQSVKLNDGTIVRFDGAVNFVNLQVSRDPAQLWVLIFALTMMAGLVVSLVIKRRRVWARLSPGAAAGTVNVELGGLARTDSSGWGDEFERLCDRCLEGFPPTGAARAGNGHKDEDAE; translated from the coding sequence ATGACGATCGCGAAGCGTCTCCTCGCGTATGCGCGCAACACCTGGCGTGGCCTGACCTCCATGGGCACCGCGCTGGCGCTGCTGGTGCTACTCGCGCTCGGTGCGATACCCGGCGCGATGCTGCCGCAACGCGCACTCAATCAAGCCAAGGTCGACGAGTACCTGGCCGAACACTCGACCATCGGCCCCTGGCTGGATCGGGTGCAGGCCTTCGACGTGTTCTCCAGCTTCTGGTTCACCGCGATCTATGTGCTGCTGTTCGTCTCGCTGGTGGGCTGCATCATTCCCCGGACCGTCGAGCATGCCAAGGCTCTTCGTGCCCAGCCGGTCCCGGTGCCGCGCAACCTGGGGCGGTTGCCCAAACACGCCGAACGAGCCGTGGTCGCCGACCAAGGGCAGTTGGCCGAGGCCATCTCCGGCCGGCTTCGCGGCTGGCGCCGAAGCACCCGAGAGAAGGACGGGATCACCGAGATCTCGGCGGAGAAGGGCTATCTGCGCGAGTTCGGGAATCTGGTCTTCCATCTGTCCCTGGTGGGGCTGTTGGTTGCGTTCGCGGTCGGCAAGCTGTTCGGATACGAGGGCAACGTCATCGTCATCGCCGACAATGGCCCGGGATTCTGTTCCTCGTCACCGGCGGCGTTCGACTCATTCCGGGCCGGTAACACCGTCGACGGCACCAACCTGGACCCGGTGTGTGTCAAGGTCCAGGATTTCAAGGCCACCTACCTCGCCTCCGGGCAGGCGCATTCCTTCGAATCGAATATCCAGTACCAGGCCGGCGACGATATACAGAACAACGTGTGGCGACCCGATCGCCTGGCCATGAACCATCCGCTGCGCGTCAACGGCAACCGCGTGTACCTGCTCGGGTACGGCTACGCGCCCACCTTCACGGTCACCTTCCCGGACGGCCGCAAGCGCAGCGAGACCATCCAATGGCGACCCGATGACCCCACCACGCTGCTGTCGTCGGGAGCCGTGCGGATCGATCCGCCTGCCGGCACCTACCCAGACCCCAATGTGCGTCGCAAGAACCAGATCGCCATCCAAGGACTGTTCGCCCCCACCGAGCAACTGCACGGAACGCTGCTCTCGTCGAGCTTCCCGGAGATGCGCAAGCCCGCGGTCGCCATCAACATCTATCGCGGGGACACCGGACTGGACTCGGGGAGGGCGCAGTCGATCTTTGACCTCGACCCCCGCATGATCGAGCAGAAGCGCCTGAACCAGGTGGCGCGGGCCAATCTGCTGCCCGGGCAGTCGGTGAAGCTGAACGACGGCACGATCGTCCGATTCGACGGAGCCGTGAACTTCGTGAATCTGCAGGTGTCGCGGGACCCCGCCCAACTGTGGGTGCTGATCTTCGCGCTGACCATGATGGCGGGCCTGGTGGTCTCGCTCGTCATCAAGCGCCGTCGGGTCTGGGCGCGGCTGTCTCCTGGGGCGGCCGCGGGTACGGTCAATGTCGAGCTGGGAGGGCTGGCACGTACCGACAGCTCCGGCTGGGGCGATGAGTTTGAGCGGTTGTGCGACCGCTGCCTTGAGGGTTTCCCGCCGACGGGCGCAGCCAGGGCCGGAAACGGCCACAAAGATGAGGATGCCGAATGA